In Mastigocladopsis repens PCC 10914, a single window of DNA contains:
- a CDS encoding SDR family NAD(P)-dependent oxidoreductase has protein sequence MSRKTAIVTGASSGIGLGIVKTLLAEDYSVVACARKLSSAKVLDQTDRCFLIDGDVSLKATGESLTDVAIQKTGRLDLVVNNAGIFVPGNFHDYTEEQYRSIMATNADGFFYVTQPAVRQMRTQGRGHVVTISTTLVTQPVAGLNAFGTYFSKGALNAATKSLAIEYATTGIRFNTISAGIIDTPMHQPESHEFLKGLHPIARLGTVGEIVTALLYLEGAEFVTGEILHVDGGAHAGKW, from the coding sequence ATGTCGAGAAAAACAGCCATCGTTACGGGTGCATCAAGCGGCATTGGGTTAGGTATTGTCAAAACGCTGCTAGCTGAAGACTATAGTGTCGTTGCCTGTGCCCGAAAGCTTTCAAGCGCGAAAGTACTTGACCAAACTGATCGGTGCTTTCTAATTGATGGAGATGTCAGCTTGAAAGCTACGGGCGAATCACTGACCGATGTTGCAATTCAGAAAACTGGAAGGTTAGATCTGGTTGTCAACAATGCTGGTATTTTTGTTCCAGGAAATTTTCATGATTATACCGAAGAACAATATCGATCAATTATGGCAACGAACGCTGATGGATTTTTCTATGTTACCCAACCCGCAGTGAGACAGATGAGAACACAAGGACGGGGGCACGTTGTCACAATTTCAACAACGCTTGTCACACAGCCAGTCGCAGGATTAAATGCTTTTGGAACATACTTCAGTAAAGGCGCACTCAACGCCGCGACAAAAAGCTTGGCGATCGAATACGCAACGACAGGCATTCGGTTCAATACGATTAGTGCGGGCATCATCGATACGCCGATGCATCAACCAGAAAGCCATGAATTCCTGAAGGGTTTACATCCGATCGCTCGGCTCGGCACAGTGGGTGAGATCGTTACAGCACTCTTGTACCTTGAGGGTGCAGAATTTGTCACTGGCGAAATTTTGCATGTAGATGGCGGCGCACACGCGGGAAAATGGTAA
- a CDS encoding YqeG family HAD IIIA-type phosphatase, whose protein sequence is MRWNNFLQPDLILEGSVLNLTPDIIQTYGLQGLVLDVDETLVPIRVASASPELQQWVEQIRPFAKLWLVSNNLSEARIGGIARSLNLPYFLGAAKPSRRKIREALKAMNLPVHQVGMVGDRLFTDVLAGNRLGMFTILVEPIIHPDVALRSHPIRNCEVWVSEILGASITPKTGRFTKVDKEPGK, encoded by the coding sequence ATTTTGGAAGGTTCAGTATTGAACCTCACACCAGATATTATCCAAACATACGGGCTGCAGGGGCTGGTATTGGATGTAGATGAAACATTAGTACCAATAAGAGTAGCATCAGCTTCTCCAGAACTGCAACAGTGGGTAGAACAAATTCGCCCCTTTGCAAAGCTGTGGTTGGTGAGCAATAACCTGAGCGAAGCCCGGATTGGTGGAATTGCTCGCTCTCTCAACCTGCCTTACTTCTTAGGTGCTGCCAAGCCCTCGCGACGTAAAATTCGGGAAGCACTCAAAGCAATGAACTTACCTGTACACCAAGTGGGCATGGTGGGAGATAGGTTATTTACTGATGTATTGGCAGGCAATCGCTTAGGAATGTTTACTATATTGGTAGAACCAATTATCCATCCAGATGTTGCTTTGCGTTCCCATCCGATACGCAACTGTGAAGTTTGGGTATCTGAAATTTTAGGTGCCTCCATTACTCCTAAAACAGGGAGGTTTACAAAGGTTGACAAAGAGCCAGGAAAGTAA
- the proB gene encoding glutamate 5-kinase, which yields MAKTIVVKIGTSSLTQPETGQLALSTIATLAETLSHLRRQGHKVILVSSGAVGVGCARLGLTERPKAIALKQAVAAVGQGRLIRVYDDLFTTLQQPIAQVLLTRSDLVQRSRYLNVYNTFRELLELGIIPVVNENDTVAVEELKFGDNDTLSALVASLVEADWLFLLTDVDRLYSADPRSVPDAQPIALVSNIQELAQLQVQTGTQGSQWGTGGMLTKISAARIATAAGIRTVITEGKYPRNIEKILQGESIGTHFEPHPEPTSARKRWIAYGLLPGGKLYLDEGAVLAISGAGKSLLAAGITAVQGEFDTQEAVQLCDKNGHEIARGVVNYSSTELQKIRGRRSGEIAAILGYVGAETVVHRDNLVLT from the coding sequence ATGGCCAAAACAATTGTCGTCAAAATTGGCACTTCCAGCCTGACTCAACCAGAAACCGGACAACTGGCACTTTCCACAATTGCGACTTTAGCAGAAACCCTTTCACACCTCCGACGGCAGGGGCATAAGGTCATTTTGGTGTCCTCTGGCGCTGTAGGTGTGGGTTGTGCGCGACTGGGCTTAACAGAACGCCCCAAGGCAATTGCTCTGAAACAGGCAGTTGCAGCAGTTGGGCAAGGCAGATTAATACGAGTCTACGACGATTTATTTACGACTCTGCAACAGCCAATTGCTCAAGTTTTACTCACCCGTAGCGACTTAGTACAGCGCAGTCGTTACCTTAACGTCTACAACACATTCAGGGAATTACTGGAACTGGGGATCATTCCGGTGGTGAATGAGAATGACACAGTCGCAGTGGAAGAACTGAAATTTGGTGATAATGACACCCTTTCTGCCTTAGTTGCTAGCTTAGTGGAAGCAGATTGGCTGTTTTTGCTCACCGATGTTGATAGGCTTTACTCAGCCGATCCCCGTTCTGTACCCGATGCCCAGCCTATTGCTTTAGTTAGCAATATCCAAGAATTAGCACAGCTACAAGTGCAAACAGGCACGCAAGGTTCCCAATGGGGTACTGGTGGTATGTTGACCAAAATTTCTGCAGCAAGAATTGCTACAGCTGCTGGTATTCGCACCGTCATTACTGAAGGAAAATACCCCCGCAATATAGAAAAAATTTTACAGGGCGAATCCATTGGCACACACTTTGAACCTCACCCCGAACCAACTTCTGCCCGTAAACGCTGGATAGCTTATGGTTTGCTTCCTGGGGGTAAACTCTATTTAGATGAGGGAGCAGTGCTAGCAATTTCTGGTGCTGGCAAATCGCTGTTAGCTGCTGGTATTACCGCAGTACAAGGGGAATTTGACACTCAAGAAGCGGTGCAATTGTGCGACAAAAACGGTCATGAAATTGCCAGAGGAGTGGTGAACTACAGCAGCACCGAACTGCAAAAGATTCGCGGACGCCGTTCCGGTGAAATTGCCGCTATTTTAGGTTATGTTGGTGCGGAAACTGTGGTTCATCGGGATAATTTGGTTTTGACATAA